Proteins encoded in a region of the Excalfactoria chinensis isolate bCotChi1 chromosome 16, bCotChi1.hap2, whole genome shotgun sequence genome:
- the CDC45 gene encoding cell division control protein 45 homolog: MFVTDCRREFYDVIVSQRVLLLVASDVDALCACKILQALFQCDHVQYTLVPVSGWQELETAFLEHKDQFKYFVFINCGANVDLLEILQPDEDTYFFVCDSHRPINVVNVYNETQIKLLVKQDDDLDVPAYDDIFRDEEDEEEDSENDSDGSEPSDKRRRFEEEVIERTMKRRQRREWEARRREILFDYEQYEYHGTSSAMVMFDLAWIMSKDLNDMLWWAIVGLTDQWVQDKVTQMKYVTDIGVLQRHVSRHNHRNEDEENSLSIDCMRIAFEYDLRLALYQHWSLYESLCNTSYTSANFKLWSVQGQKRLQEFLADMGLPLKQVKQKFNSMDMSLKENLREMIEESANKFGMKDLRVQTFSIHFGFKNKFLASDIVYATASLMESIEKEGPETTNFIKALDSLSRGNLDKLHQGLELAKKQLRAIQQTVASCICTNLVISQGPFLYCSLMEGTPDVKLFSKPVSLCLLSKYLLKSFVCSTKNKRCKLLPLIMAAPMDVEQGTVIMVGIPPETESSDKKNFFGRAFEKAADSTNSRTLHNHFDMSIIELKTEDRSKFLDALISLLS, from the exons AATATACACTAGTCCCTGTGTCTGGATGGCAAGAACTTGAAACTGCCTTTCTTGAGCATAAAGATCAG ttcaaatattttgtttttattaactGTGGTGCCAATGTGGACCTGCTGGAGATCTTGCAGCCTGACGAAGacacttatttttttgtgtgtgacaGCCACAGACCTATCAACGTAGTGAATGTTTACAATGAGACACAG ATTAAACTGTTAGTTAAGCAAGATGACGATCTCGATGTTCCTGCTTATGACGATATCTTCAGAGATGAAGAGGACGAAGAAGAGGACTCAGAGAATGACAGCGATGGCTCAGAACCGTCAGATAAGCGCAGGCGTTTTGAAGAG GAGGTAATAGAGAGAACAATGAAAAGGCGACAAAGGCGAGAATGGGAGGCTCGCAG aCGTGAAATTCTTTTTGATTACGAGCAATATGAATACCATGGGACCTCA TCTGCGATGGTGATGTTTGATCTGGCGTGGATAATGTCTAAAGATTTGAATGACATGTTGTG GTGGGCAATTGTTGGCCTAACAGATCAGTGGGTCCAAGATAAAGTTACTCA aatgaaGTATGTGACTGACATTGGAGTCCTGCAGCGCCACGTGTCTCGCCATAACCACCGCAATGAGGATGAAGAAAACTCCCTGTCAATTGATTGCATGCGAATAGCATTTGAATACGA TCTGCGCCTGGCACTTTATCAGCACTGGTCTCTGTATGAAAGTCTCTGTAATACTTCATATACCTCTGCTAACTTTAAGCTTTGGTCAGTACAAGGACAGAAGCGGCTGCAGGAGTTTTTGGCTGACATGGG tttgccTTTGAAGCAAGtgaaacagaagtttaattCCATGGACatgtctttgaaagaaaatcttcGGGAAATGATAGAAGAATCTGCAAATAAGTTTGG AATGAAGGATTTAAGAGTTCAGACCTTTAGCATTCACTTTGGCTTCAAGAACAAGTTCTTAGCAAGTGATATAGTTTATGCCACAGCTTCTCTCATGGAGAGCATAGAGAAAGAGGGACCTGAAACAACTAATTTCATTAAAGCTTTGGACAGTCTCTCCAG GGGTAACCTGGACAAACTGCACCAGGGGCTGGAGCTAGCCAAAAAGCAGTTACGTGCCATTCAGCAGACGGTAGCCAGCTGCATTTGCACCAACCTTGTTATTTCTCAAGGGCCTTTTCTTTATTGCTCTCTCATGGAG GGTACGCCAGATGTGAAACTGTTTTCCAAACCAGTATCTCTGTGCCTGCTTAGTAAATACTTGCTCAAATCCTTTGTTTGCTCT ACAAAAAACAAGCGCTGCAAATTACTGCCACTGATAATGGCTGCTCCAATGGATGTTGAACAGGGAACTGTGATCATGGTGGGGATTCCTCCAGAGACAGAAAGCTCTGACAAAAAGAA CTTTTTTGGAAGAGCATTTGAGAAAGCTGCTGATAGTACCAATTCTAGGACTTTACACAACCATTTCGACATGTCCA TAATTGAATTGAAAACAGAAGACAGGAGCAAATTTCTGGATGCACTCATCTCTCTCTTGTCCTAA